A window of the Campylobacter massiliensis genome harbors these coding sequences:
- a CDS encoding type II toxin-antitoxin system RelE/ParE family toxin produces the protein MKIVLSDKFGNELERMLNFIAQDSLSRATEFNDALYGKILEIPSRPYSFRKNKLLKREDTRDLIFKGYVIVFRIKPDHIKILSIYKHNLPNY, from the coding sequence ATGAAAATAGTTCTTTCGGATAAATTTGGTAATGAGCTGGAAAGAATGCTAAATTTTATCGCTCAAGATAGCCTTAGCAGAGCGACCGAATTTAACGATGCCTTGTATGGCAAAATCCTAGAAATTCCAAGCAGGCCTTATAGCTTTCGCAAGAACAAGCTACTTAAACGAGAGGATACGAGAGACTTAATTTTTAAAGGCTACGTGATAGTTTTTCGTATTAAACCAGATCACATTAAAATTCTGTCTATATATAAGCATAATTTGCCGAATTATTAA